In Colias croceus chromosome 26, ilColCroc2.1, one DNA window encodes the following:
- the LOC123703452 gene encoding uncharacterized protein LOC123703452, with protein MKLIVVVSVLSCALMLEAVPFGPLGLGSRAAHALGNHLLGLGSRGERGLDDVAGNYSPEGIQDNLSNLDADGNPIVEGARIGAGLLNEGARDIGIGDLGLGGGESHSRRYANGRNRAAQNYNRGEGGAENQYAHNAGAKEFHNVGQRHNKAVTVTKSENDESHNIGGSAAHNIGARAGRRFHNHANGAVDRANDYAQGDDQSTGLIQ; from the exons ATGAAGCTCATC GTGGTCGTTTCCGTACTTTCCTGCGCGCTAATGCTCGAAGCGGTTCCCTTCGGGCCGCTTGGCTTGGGCTCAAGAGCAGCGCACGCCCTTGGCAATCATCTATTAGGACTTGGCAGTCGTGGCGAGCGCGGCCTCGACGATGTAGCCGGCAACTACAGTCCTGAGGGCATCCAAGACAATCTGTCCAACTTGGACGCTGATGGCAATCCGATAGTTGAGGGAGCGCGTATTGGTGCTGGTCTATTGAACGAAGGCGCTCGCGATATTGGTATCGGTGATTTGGGACTGGGAGGGGGAGAGTCGCACAGCAGGAGGTACGCCAACGGCAGGAACCGAGCCGCTCAGAATTATAACAGAGGCGAGGGCGGCGCAGAGAACCAGTACGCACACAACGCTGGCGCTAAGGAGTTCCACAATGTTGGACAGCGCCACAATAAGGCCGTGACG GTGACCAAATCCGAGAACGACGAGAGCCACAACATAGGCGGCTCCGCGGCTCACAACATCGGAGCCAGGGCAGGCCGCCGGTTCCACAACCACGCTAACGGTGCCGTCGACCGAGCCAACGACTACGCCCAGGGTGACGACCAATCTACTGGCTTGATCCAGTAA